In Cryptomeria japonica chromosome 10, Sugi_1.0, whole genome shotgun sequence, a genomic segment contains:
- the LOC131859158 gene encoding protein LURP-one-related 12-like, protein MESEKPEFSLIKSLGFSNKITANVLTNGSRKTKVCDYQIEGSCKSSCTIFSASGEIIAQVKRKEAKSDVMLGNDILNLVVEAGVDQAFVMGLLIIFNQIS, encoded by the exons ATGGAGTCTGAGAAGCCCGAATTTAGCCTTATAAAGTCGCTGGGATTCTCAAACAAAATTACTGCCAATGTACTTACAAATGGAAGTAGAAAAACAAAGGTTTGCGATTACCAGATCGAAGGGTCGTGCAAGTCATCCTGCACAATATTCAGTGCTTCAGGAGAGATCATTGCACAG GTTAAACGAAAGGAAGCCAAATCAGATGTAATGCTGGGGAATGATATTCTGAATCTGGTTGTGGAAGCGGGAGTAGATCAAGCCTTTGTAATGGGGTTGCTTATTATCTTTAATCAGATAAGTTGA